Proteins co-encoded in one Brassica rapa cultivar Chiifu-401-42 chromosome A02, CAAS_Brap_v3.01, whole genome shotgun sequence genomic window:
- the LOC103851413 gene encoding uncharacterized protein LOC103851413 isoform X2, which yields MPPRRRTTRAQTTRAVRDDVDEHEQPAVPPPAAPPVDQDALRQMVQDAARQAAQEALQQIAQEAARQAAQEAARVAAQEVARQMAAVQAPQVQVQQGPQIQVQQVPPVQVQQDQQIPAQHDHQDPVQQVPLPQVPLQHGPAQQFAHGVQDLPPPPPRPHVYPVYDERFYRLTRQMRNMDMEHFSGTVDAVAAHDWKLALQRKLEIIECPPELSLRLTMQYLRGDALIWWEGIRLSHLGPERLTFADFIREFDRKYFPKEAMDRKKCEFEHVSQGEMSIREYEVVFNQLRRFAGEGILEEDLMRKFLNGMRVEIRNRCRVVTYHRLGDLVEKAAEQEAGLAEEQKYSKAVQPKFGGTSEAQQRTWDKPSIQCFYCGKMGHKSRVCRSRLFDAQVAPPVRQIAAPAAPAAAHVCFGCGHPGHFIRDCPRRGNAALPPPPKRLAIAPRAFAVGDPHGAEPIADLESI from the exons ATGCCGCCAAGGAGAAGAACCACCCGTGCCCAGACCACCAGAGCTGTTAGAGACGATGTAGATGAGCATGAGCAGCCCGCAGTTCCGCCACCCGCGGCTCCACCAGTTGATCAGGATGCATTGAGACAGATGGTTCAGGATGCCGCTAGACAGGCCGCTCAGGAGGCACTTCAGCAGATTGCCCAGGAGGCAGCCAGGCAGGCCGCTCAGGAGGCTGCCCGAGTAGCTGCTCAGGAGGTTGCTCGTCAGATGGCTGCAGTTCAGGCTCCTCAGGTTCAGGTGCAGCAGGGTCCACAGATTCAGGTTCAGCAAGTTCCACCGGTTCAGGTCCAGCAGGATCAGCAGATTCCCGCTCAGCATGATCATCAGGATCCCGTTCAGCAGGTTCCCCTTCCTCAGGTTCCACTGCAGCACGGACCAGCTCAGCAGTTTGCTCATGGTGTTCAGGatctaccaccaccaccaccgcgaCCTCATGTTTACCCGGTTTATGATGAGAGGTTCTACAGGCTGACGCGTCAGATGAGGAACATGGATATGGAGCATTTTAGTGGGACAGTGGATGCTGTAGCTGCACATGATTGGAAGTTAGCCTTGCAGCGGAAGCTGGAGATTATTGAATGTCCACCAGAGTTGTCGCTCAGATTGACTATGCAGTACCTTcgtggagatgctcttatatgGTGGGAGGGAATACGATTGAGTCACCTTGGGCCAGAGAGGCTTACCTTCGCAGACTTCATCCGAGAGTTCGATAGGAAATACTTTCCGAAGGAAGCTATGGATAGGAAGAAATGCGAGTTCGAGCATGTAAGCCAGGGTGAGATGTCTATCAGGGAGTATGAGGTTGTGTTTAATCAACTTCGCAGATTTGCTGGAGAGGGCATTTTAGAGGAAGACCTGATGAGGAAATTTTTGAATGGGATGCGAGTGGAGATTCGCAACAGGTGCCGTGTCGTCACTTATCACAGATTGGGAGATTTGGTGGAGAAGGCTGCCGAGCAGGAGGCAGGTTTGGCAGAGGAGCAGAAGTACTCCAAGGCAGTTCAGCCTAAGTTTGGAGGGACTTCAGAGGCACAGCAGAGGACATGGGACAAACCGAGCATACAGTGCTTTTACTGTGGAAAGATGGGACATAAGAGTAGGGTTTGTCGGAGTAGGCTATTTGATGCTCAGGTTGCGCCACCAGTCAGACAGATTGCAGCACCAGCAGCACCAGCAGCGGCACATGTCTGCTTTGGCTGTGGTCATCCAGGTCACTTCATCAGAGATTGCCCGAGGAGGGGCAATGCGGCACTTCCACCACCACCGAAGCGTCTAGCCATCGCTCCACGTGCGTTTGCGGTTGGAGATCCCCATGGAGCTGAGCCGATAGCGG ATTTGGAGTCTATTTGA
- the LOC103851410 gene encoding uncharacterized protein LOC103851410, with translation MDRVESYVFDISGDSLYQSSSSESFSSPSSSSAASSSIGKNSDDEEDFHGGEGEENEAESTYKGPLALMESLEEVLPVRKGISSFYNGKSKSFTNLAAEAASALTSSSSMKDLVAKPENPYSRRRRNLLCHQIWENNNKKTTPRGGISKKHVMSSSRSALTLAMAVAAGEGSSSGGDSSQGSSPSPPRQRHHQTMMMMLPPLYPRSQGSVGNLKSSQSSLEFCALRSYSVADISRCFPSTASGLGASDS, from the exons ATGGATAGAGTTGAATCTTATGTGTTTGATATCTCCGGTGATAGTTTGTATCAGTCGTCTTCTTCTGAGTCTTTCTcctcaccttcttcttcttccgctGCGTCTTCTTCCATTGGGAAGAACAGCGACGATGAAGAAGACTTTCACGGTGGCGAAGGGGAAGAGAATGAAGCTGAGTCTACGTACAAAGGCCCTCTTGCTCTGATGGAATCACTAGAAGAAGTCTTACCCGTTAg GAAAGGGATATCGAGTTTTTACAACGGAAAGTCAAAGTCATTCACGAACCTAGCGGCTGAGGCTGCGTCGGCGTTGACTTCTTCGTCGTCGATgaaggacttggtggctaagcCGGAGAATCCTTACAGCCGGAGGAGGAGGAACCTCCTCTGCCATCAGATTTGGgagaacaacaacaagaagacgACTCCACGTGGCGGAATCTCCAAGAAACACGTCATGAGCTCGAGCAGGAGCGCGTTGACGCTCGCCATGGCGGTTGCGGCCGGAGAAGGATCTTCTTCCGGGGGAGACTCGTCGCAGGGTTCGAGTCCGTCTCCTCCGAGGCAGAGACATCAtcagacgatgatgatgatgcttcCTCCGTTGTATCCTAGGAGTCAGGGGTCTGTTGGTAATTTGAAGTCGTCTCAATCGTCGTTGGAGTTTTGTGCCTTGAGATCGTACTCGGTGGCTGATATCTCGAGGTGTTTTCCGTCGACGGCGAGTGGTCTTGGGGCAAGTGACTCATAG
- the LOC103851415 gene encoding ELL-associated factor 1, whose amino-acid sequence MVRSHKQEPRVSTTYIRSLAKQQLASSATMTTTTTTADSSKTPTQTQTQTHKKQVRRRLHTSRPYQERLLNMAEARREIVTALKQHRASMRQAARVPPLQPPPPPHIPFSAPTPPDPYSWSNPHLNFLLPHQPLGLNLNFDDFIQTSSSSSSSSSSSSSSSSSSSMFPTTNRHIYSSPSPPLPTFAATSDYFPHQPPNQLMEAENNVATSAWWSELMMKTVEPDVIKTEEEVAVAEDDVFPKFSDVMEFPSWLNPTDEELFHHPYNLTHYSSSHNPPLTCMEIGEIEGMDGDDWLA is encoded by the exons ATGGTCAGATCACACAAGCAAGAACCACGCGTCTCTACTACTTACATCCGATCTCTCGCGAAACAACAACTTGCTTCTTCCGCCACTATGACTACAACCACCACAACCGCAGATAGCAGCAAAACCCCAACGCAAACGCAAACGCAGACGCACAAGAAACAAGTGAGAAGAAGGCTCCACACGAGCCGTCCTTACCAAGAGCGTCTCCTTAATATGGCCGAAGCTCGTCGCGAAATCGTCACCGCCTTAAAACAACACCGTGCTTCCATGAGACAAGCCGCCAGAGTTCCACCGCTTCAACCGCCACCTCCACCGCATATTCCTTTTTCTGCACCAACTCCTCCAGATCCATATTCTTGGTCGAATCCACATCTCAACTTCCTCCTCCCACATCAACCGTTAGGGCTAAACCTCAACTTCG ACGACTTCATCCAAACCTCAtcgtcatcatcttcttcatcatcatcgtctagttcatcttcatcatcctcATCGATGTTTCCTACGACGAATCGGCACATCTACTCCTCCCCTTCACCACCCCTTCCCACCTTCGCCGCCACATCCGATTATTTTCCTCATCAACCGCCAAATCAGCTGATGGAAGCGGAGAACAACGTGGCGACGTCAGCTTGGTGGTCAGAGCTTATGATGAAGACGGTGGAGCCGGATGTAATAAAGACGGAAGAAGAAGTCGCAGTAGCCGAAGATGACGTCTTCCCAAAGTTCAGTGACGTCATGGAGTTTCCTTCGTGGTTGAATCCAACTGATGAAGAATTGTTTCATCATCCATACAATCTCACTCATTACTCCTCCTCTCACAATCCTCCACTAACCTG TATGGAAATTGGAGAAATTGAAGGCATGGACGGAGACGACTGGCTTGCTTGA
- the LOC103851408 gene encoding cytokinin dehydrogenase 7, translating into MIAYIEPYFLDNDADAASVTGQSFDGVSESLHIQGEILCGGAATDIAGKDFGGMNCVKPLAVVRPVGPEDIAGAVRAALRSDKLTVAARGNGHSINGQAMAERGLVLDMRSTAENHFEVGYLPGGAFVDVSGGALWENVLKRCVSEYGLAPRSWTDYLGLTVGGTLSNAGVGGQAFRYGPQTSNVTELDVVTGNGDVVTCSEVENSELFFSVLGGLGQFGIITRARVLLQPAPDMVRWIRIVYTEFDEFTRDAEWLVSQKDESSFDYVEGFVFVNGDDPVNGWPTVPLHPDHDFDPTQLPQSSGSVLYCLELALHYRDSDSNSTVDKRVERLIGRLRFVEGLRFEVDLPYVDFLLRVKRAEEIAKVNGTWETPHPWLNLFVSKRDIGEFDRTVFKELAKNGVGGPMLVYPLLRSRWDDRASVVLPEGEIFYIVALLRFVPTCAKTSSFEKMVAQNQEIVQWCVRKGIDFKLYLPHYKSREEWIRHFGNRWSRFVDRKTMYDPMAILSPGQKIFNRAP; encoded by the exons ATGATAGCTTACATAGAGCCATACTTCTTGGATAACGACGCCGACGCCGCCTCCGTCACCGGACAATCTTTTGATGGCGTCTCCGAGTCACTCCACATCCAGGGAGAAATCTTATGCGGCGGTGCTGCAACGGATATCGCCGGGAAAGACTTCGGTGGCATGAACTGCGTGAAGCCTCTTGCGGTGGTGAGACCCGTGGGACCGGAGGATATCGCCGGAGCGGTGAGAGCAGCTCTGAGGTCCGATAAACTCACGGTGGCGGCGCGTGGAAACGGCCATTCTATCAACGGCCAGGCCATGGCGGAAAGAGGGCTTGTCCTAGACATGCGTTCCACGGCGGAGAATCATTTTGAGGTTGGTTATTTACCCGGCGGGGCGTTTGTCGACGTCTCCGGAGGGGCATTATGGGAAAACGTGTTGAAACGGTGCGTTTCGGAGTATGGCTTGGCGCCTAGGTCGTGGACTGATTACCTCGGGTTGACGGTAGGCGGGACGTTGTCGAATGCCGGCGTTGGTGGACAAGCGTTCCGTTACGGGCCACAGACGTCAAATGTAACGGAGTTAGACGTTGTGACGGGAAATGGAGACGTCGTTACTTGCTCGGAGGTGGAGAACTCTGAGCTCTTCTTCTCTGTCTTAGGTGGTCTTGGCCAGTTCGGTATCATCACTAGAGCTAGGGTTTTGCTACAGCCAGCACCTGATATG GTGAGGTGGATAAGAATCGTATACACCGAGTTCGACGAGTTCACTCGGGACGCCGAGTGGCTAGTGAGTCAGAAGGACGAGTCATCGTTTGATTACGTGGAGGGATTTGTGTTTGTCAACGGTGATGACCCTGTCAACGGATGGCCTACAGTTCCACTCCACCCAGACCACGACTTTGACCCGACCCAACTCCCACAATCATCCGGGTCGGTTCTTTACTGCCTTGAACTAGCTCTCCACTACCGAGATTCCGACTCCAACTCAACCGTCGACAAG AGAGTGGAGAGATTGATCGGACGGCTGAGATTTGTTGAGGGACTGAGGTTCGAGGTGGATTTGCCTTACGTTGACTTTTTACTGAGGGTAAAACGAGCTGAGGAGATCGCGAAGGTGAACGGCACGTGGGAAACGCCGCACCCTTGGCTTAACCTCTTCGTGTCGAAACGTGACATCGGGGAATTTGATCGGACGGTTTTCAAGGAACTTGCCAAGAACGGAGTCGGAGGGCCCATGTTGGTCTATCCACTCTTGCGAAGCAG GTGGGATGACCGTGCATCCGTGGTTTTACCTGAAGGAGAGATATTCTACATTGTGGCATTGCTTCGATTCGTGCCGACGTGTGCTAAAACTTCGTCGTTCGAGAAAATGGTGGCTCAAAACCAGGAGATTGTTCAATGGTGTGTCAGAAAGGGAATAGATTTCAAGCTATATCTTCCTCACTACAAGTCTCGAGAGGAATGGATTCGTCATTTTGGGAACCGATGGTCGAGGTTCGTTGACAGGAAAACTATGTATGATCCCATGGCTATCCTTTCACCGGGTCAAAAGATTTTCAATAGGGCTCCTTGA
- the LOC103851742 gene encoding ethylene-responsive transcription factor ERF016, whose translation MDASPKYTGVRKRKWGKWVAEIRLPNSRERIWLGSFDTAEKAARAFDAALYCLRGPGARFNFPDNPPEIPGGRSLTPQQIQVVASRFACEEVLPPQQQQQQQPPASPRGDKTEDGGGISARGDISGGSGGPTSGQVGEDNNNHEDNVKL comes from the coding sequence ATGGATGCATCACCCAAGTACACAGGTGTAAGGAAGAGGAAGTGGGGCAAATGGGTTGCTGAGATTCGTCTCCCAAACAGCCGCGAGAGGATCTGGCTAGGCTCTTTCGACACCGCTGAGAAGGCGGCGCGTGCTTTCGACGCGGCTCTTTATTGTCTACGTGGCCCCGGTGCGCGTTTCAACTTCCCGGACAATCCACCGGAGATACCTGGCGGACGTTCTTTGACGCCGCAGCAGATTCAGGTCGTAGCCAGCCGTTTCGCCTGCGAGGAAGTGTTACCAccgcagcagcagcaacaacaacagccTCCGGCGTCACCACGTGGAGATAAGACGGAGGATGGGGGAGGAATTTCGGCACGTGGGGATATTAGTGGTGGTAGTGGTGGGCCGACGTCAGGTCAAGTTGGGGAAGATAACAACAACCACGAGGATAATGTTAAactataa
- the LOC103851411 gene encoding dihydrolipoyllysine-residue acetyltransferase component of acetoin cleaving system isoform X2, with translation MAPSFLSVAKFVEAILRRRFSSAGLSLQTLSIDSETTIQFWGPPPSLSHENKQKRSLLLLHGFGPSAVWQWSRQVKPLSLAFRLYIPDLVFFGGSTTTSSCSDENRSEMFQASCMGKLMEKLGVERFSVVGTSYGGFVAYNMAKMFPEKVDKVILASSGVNMRRSDNESFIARAKCHRITEVMLPSSGTDLRRFSGMISSRRLNFVPDFVWNDFCQDVMLIWGEHDQVFPLKMAHDLREMLGKKTKLKVIQKTSHIPQTEKPKEFNGTIMSFLLSPSPSI, from the exons atggctCCGTCGTTTCTAAGCGTGGCCAAGTTCGTCGAAGCAATACTTCGCCGAAGATTCTCCTCCGCTGGTCTCTCTCTACAAACCCTATCCATCGACTCCGAAACCACCATACAATTCTGGGGCCCACCGCCATCTCTATcacatgaaaacaaacaaaaacggTCCCTTCTCCTCCTCCACGGTTTTGGCCCCTCCGCCGTATGGCAATGGAGCCGGCAGGTAAAACCACTCTCACTCGCCTTTCGTCTCTACATCCCAGACCTTGTCTTCTTTGGCGGCTCCACGACAACGTCATCTTGCTCCGACGAGAACCGGTCAGAGATGTTTCAGGCTTCGTGCATGGGGAAGCTGATGGAGAAGCTCGGTGTGGAGAGATTTAGTGTTGTCGGGACGAGTTACGGTGGGTTTGTGGCGTATAACATGGCGAAAATGTTTCCGGAGAAAGTGGACAAAGTGATTCTTGCTAGCTCCGGAGTTAATATGCGGCGGAGTGACAATGAGTCCTTCATAGCGAGGGCCAAGTGCCACCGTATAACGGAGGTGATGCTTCCTTCCTCGGGGACCGATCTCAGGAGATTCTCTGGGATGATTTCTTCTAGGAGACTCAATTTTGTCCCAGATTTTGTATGGAACGACTTTTGCCag GACGTAATGCTGATATGGGGAGAGCATGATCAGGTCTTTCCTTTGAAAATGGCCCATGACCTGAGAGA GATGTTGGGGAAAAAAACGAAGCTGAAAGTGATACAAAAGACATCACACATACCCCAAACGGAAAAGCCCAAAGAATTCAATGGCACTATCATGTCTTTTTTGTTATCTCCCTCTCCTTCAATATAA
- the LOC103851413 gene encoding uncharacterized protein LOC103851413 isoform X1: protein MPPRRRTTRAQTTRAVRDDVDEHEQPAVPPPAAPPVDQDALRQMVQDAARQAAQEALQQIAQEAARQAAQEAARVAAQEVARQMAAVQAPQVQVQQGPQIQVQQVPPVQVQQDQQIPAQHDHQDPVQQVPLPQVPLQHGPAQQFAHGVQDLPPPPPRPHVYPVYDERFYRLTRQMRNMDMEHFSGTVDAVAAHDWKLALQRKLEIIECPPELSLRLTMQYLRGDALIWWEGIRLSHLGPERLTFADFIREFDRKYFPKEAMDRKKCEFEHVSQGEMSIREYEVVFNQLRRFAGEGILEEDLMRKFLNGMRVEIRNRCRVVTYHRLGDLVEKAAEQEAGLAEEQKYSKAVQPKFGGTSEAQQRTWDKPSIQCFYCGKMGHKSRVCRSRLFDAQVAPPVRQIAAPAAPAAAHVCFGCGHPGHFIRDCPRRGNAALPPPPKRLAIAPRAFAVGDPHGAEPIAGETDEQE, encoded by the exons ATGCCGCCAAGGAGAAGAACCACCCGTGCCCAGACCACCAGAGCTGTTAGAGACGATGTAGATGAGCATGAGCAGCCCGCAGTTCCGCCACCCGCGGCTCCACCAGTTGATCAGGATGCATTGAGACAGATGGTTCAGGATGCCGCTAGACAGGCCGCTCAGGAGGCACTTCAGCAGATTGCCCAGGAGGCAGCCAGGCAGGCCGCTCAGGAGGCTGCCCGAGTAGCTGCTCAGGAGGTTGCTCGTCAGATGGCTGCAGTTCAGGCTCCTCAGGTTCAGGTGCAGCAGGGTCCACAGATTCAGGTTCAGCAAGTTCCACCGGTTCAGGTCCAGCAGGATCAGCAGATTCCCGCTCAGCATGATCATCAGGATCCCGTTCAGCAGGTTCCCCTTCCTCAGGTTCCACTGCAGCACGGACCAGCTCAGCAGTTTGCTCATGGTGTTCAGGatctaccaccaccaccaccgcgaCCTCATGTTTACCCGGTTTATGATGAGAGGTTCTACAGGCTGACGCGTCAGATGAGGAACATGGATATGGAGCATTTTAGTGGGACAGTGGATGCTGTAGCTGCACATGATTGGAAGTTAGCCTTGCAGCGGAAGCTGGAGATTATTGAATGTCCACCAGAGTTGTCGCTCAGATTGACTATGCAGTACCTTcgtggagatgctcttatatgGTGGGAGGGAATACGATTGAGTCACCTTGGGCCAGAGAGGCTTACCTTCGCAGACTTCATCCGAGAGTTCGATAGGAAATACTTTCCGAAGGAAGCTATGGATAGGAAGAAATGCGAGTTCGAGCATGTAAGCCAGGGTGAGATGTCTATCAGGGAGTATGAGGTTGTGTTTAATCAACTTCGCAGATTTGCTGGAGAGGGCATTTTAGAGGAAGACCTGATGAGGAAATTTTTGAATGGGATGCGAGTGGAGATTCGCAACAGGTGCCGTGTCGTCACTTATCACAGATTGGGAGATTTGGTGGAGAAGGCTGCCGAGCAGGAGGCAGGTTTGGCAGAGGAGCAGAAGTACTCCAAGGCAGTTCAGCCTAAGTTTGGAGGGACTTCAGAGGCACAGCAGAGGACATGGGACAAACCGAGCATACAGTGCTTTTACTGTGGAAAGATGGGACATAAGAGTAGGGTTTGTCGGAGTAGGCTATTTGATGCTCAGGTTGCGCCACCAGTCAGACAGATTGCAGCACCAGCAGCACCAGCAGCGGCACATGTCTGCTTTGGCTGTGGTCATCCAGGTCACTTCATCAGAGATTGCCCGAGGAGGGGCAATGCGGCACTTCCACCACCACCGAAGCGTCTAGCCATCGCTCCACGTGCGTTTGCGGTTGGAGATCCCCATGGAGCTGAGCCGATAGCGG gtgagaccgACGAGCAGGAGTGA
- the LOC103851411 gene encoding 2-hydroxymuconate semialdehyde hydrolase isoform X1: MAPSFLSVAKFVEAILRRRFSSAGLSLQTLSIDSETTIQFWGPPPSLSHENKQKRSLLLLHGFGPSAVWQWSRQVKPLSLAFRLYIPDLVFFGGSTTTSSCSDENRSEMFQASCMGKLMEKLGVERFSVVGTSYGGFVAYNMAKMFPEKVDKVILASSGVNMRRSDNESFIARAKCHRITEVMLPSSGTDLRRFSGMISSRRLNFVPDFVWNDFCQKMYSENREEKAELLEGLSIGRDDQTNITPIQQDVMLIWGEHDQVFPLKMAHDLREMLGKKTKLKVIQKTSHIPQTEKPKEFNGTIMSFLLSPSPSI, from the exons atggctCCGTCGTTTCTAAGCGTGGCCAAGTTCGTCGAAGCAATACTTCGCCGAAGATTCTCCTCCGCTGGTCTCTCTCTACAAACCCTATCCATCGACTCCGAAACCACCATACAATTCTGGGGCCCACCGCCATCTCTATcacatgaaaacaaacaaaaacggTCCCTTCTCCTCCTCCACGGTTTTGGCCCCTCCGCCGTATGGCAATGGAGCCGGCAGGTAAAACCACTCTCACTCGCCTTTCGTCTCTACATCCCAGACCTTGTCTTCTTTGGCGGCTCCACGACAACGTCATCTTGCTCCGACGAGAACCGGTCAGAGATGTTTCAGGCTTCGTGCATGGGGAAGCTGATGGAGAAGCTCGGTGTGGAGAGATTTAGTGTTGTCGGGACGAGTTACGGTGGGTTTGTGGCGTATAACATGGCGAAAATGTTTCCGGAGAAAGTGGACAAAGTGATTCTTGCTAGCTCCGGAGTTAATATGCGGCGGAGTGACAATGAGTCCTTCATAGCGAGGGCCAAGTGCCACCGTATAACGGAGGTGATGCTTCCTTCCTCGGGGACCGATCTCAGGAGATTCTCTGGGATGATTTCTTCTAGGAGACTCAATTTTGTCCCAGATTTTGTATGGAACGACTTTTGCCag AAAATGTATTCAGAGAATAGAGAGGAAAAGGCAGAACTTCTAGAGGGGCTCAGTATTGGGAGGGACGATCAAACTAACATTACTCCCATTCAACAG GACGTAATGCTGATATGGGGAGAGCATGATCAGGTCTTTCCTTTGAAAATGGCCCATGACCTGAGAGA GATGTTGGGGAAAAAAACGAAGCTGAAAGTGATACAAAAGACATCACACATACCCCAAACGGAAAAGCCCAAAGAATTCAATGGCACTATCATGTCTTTTTTGTTATCTCCCTCTCCTTCAATATAA